The Rubrobacter naiadicus genome contains a region encoding:
- the gcvPB gene encoding aminomethyl-transferring glycine dehydrogenase subunit GcvPB, translating into MPASLIRAKSRPGRRGYTLPAPDVPEVPPEKILPEGALRKERPDLPEVDEPTVVRHYTNLSRENWGIDTNFYPLGSCTMKHNPRANEAAAAIPGFARLHPLQPEEQVQGALELMHRLAAFLSEVSGFPAVSLAPLAGAQGELTSILMIRKYFEDAGDEGRTTVLIPATAHGTNPATAAMAGFKAVEIGLDERGCVDVGELEEKVDETTAALMITNPNTCGVYERNIEEIASILHRSGAFLYMDGANMNANLGRMRPSDAGADIMHFNLHKTFSTPHGGGGPGSGAIACSERLAPFRPDPVVEERDGTYRLVRPEKSIGRVGAFHGNFGQMVRAWSYIRMHGPDLKEVSDLAVLNANYVRARLKGTYDSPYEGPCKHEVVVQPPKGVKALDVAKGLIDRGFHPPTIYFPLVVKEALLIEPTETESKETLDDFVGAMLEIAQDERLEEAPTHAPVRRVDEARAARRLKARW; encoded by the coding sequence ATGCCCGCTAGTCTGATCCGTGCGAAGAGCCGCCCCGGCAGGCGGGGATACACCCTTCCCGCCCCCGACGTGCCGGAGGTGCCGCCCGAGAAGATCCTGCCGGAGGGGGCGCTCCGCAAAGAGAGGCCCGATCTCCCCGAGGTCGACGAGCCCACCGTCGTCCGGCACTACACCAACCTCTCGCGCGAGAACTGGGGGATAGACACCAACTTCTACCCGCTGGGCTCGTGCACGATGAAGCACAACCCGCGTGCCAACGAGGCCGCCGCGGCGATCCCCGGCTTCGCCCGGCTCCATCCGCTGCAACCCGAGGAGCAGGTGCAGGGTGCGCTCGAGTTGATGCACCGGCTCGCAGCCTTCCTCTCCGAGGTCTCCGGGTTCCCCGCCGTCTCGCTCGCGCCGCTCGCCGGGGCGCAGGGCGAGCTCACCAGCATCCTCATGATAAGGAAGTACTTCGAGGACGCTGGGGACGAGGGGCGCACCACGGTCCTCATCCCCGCCACGGCGCACGGGACCAACCCGGCGACCGCGGCGATGGCCGGCTTTAAGGCCGTGGAGATAGGGCTCGACGAGCGTGGCTGCGTGGACGTCGGCGAGCTCGAAGAGAAGGTGGACGAGACGACCGCGGCGCTCATGATCACCAACCCCAACACCTGCGGGGTCTACGAGCGCAACATCGAGGAGATCGCCTCCATCCTGCACCGGTCCGGCGCGTTCCTCTACATGGACGGGGCGAACATGAACGCCAACCTCGGCCGCATGCGCCCATCAGACGCCGGGGCGGACATCATGCACTTCAATTTGCACAAGACCTTCTCCACCCCCCACGGCGGCGGCGGGCCGGGCTCGGGCGCGATCGCCTGCTCCGAGCGGCTCGCTCCCTTCCGTCCCGACCCGGTCGTCGAGGAGCGCGACGGCACCTACCGCCTCGTGCGTCCGGAGAAGTCCATCGGCCGGGTCGGAGCCTTCCACGGCAACTTCGGCCAGATGGTCCGGGCCTGGAGCTACATCAGGATGCACGGCCCCGATCTCAAGGAGGTCTCCGACCTCGCCGTCCTGAACGCGAACTACGTCCGGGCCCGCCTGAAGGGCACCTACGATTCGCCCTACGAGGGCCCCTGCAAGCACGAGGTCGTCGTGCAGCCCCCGAAAGGGGTGAAGGCGCTGGACGTGGCCAAGGGCCTCATCGACCGCGGCTTCCACCCGCCGACGATCTACTTCCCCCTCGTCGTGAAGGAGGCGCTCCTGATCGAACCGACCGAGACCGAATCGAAGGAGACCCTCGACGACTTCGTCGGCGCGATGCTCGAGATAGCGCAGGACGAGCGGCTCGAGGAAGCCCCCACCCACGCACCGGTCCGCCGGGTGGACGAGGCCCGAGCCGCCCGCCGGCTGAAGGCGAGGTGGTAG
- the gcvPA gene encoding aminomethyl-transferring glycine dehydrogenase subunit GcvPA, which produces MARYTPHTEEDVREMLEAIGVSSVDDLFSDVAPKFEGELALPPAASEYEVLSEAEELAARNATGMPVFLGAGAYDRIVPAAIGAIVSRGEFLTSYTPYQPEVSQGTLAATFEFQSVVCELTGMEVANASVYDGASACAEAALMTARLTKRDPKVALSANLNPRYREVIETYGVETVDLPFREGTTDFSELPEDLSCVFVQSPGFFGTVEDVGAAAEAAHGVGALCVAVCDPIALAVLEPPGGLGVDVAVGETQPLGMPLGFGGPYAGYMATRERFVRQLPGRIVGETVDREGRVAYVLTLRAREQDIRRARATSNICTNQALSALTATVYASLMGPEGLREVAELSISKAHYLTGRLQEAGFSLRYPEAPFLWEFAVEMPDVEKANEALLERGIVGGLDLGDGAMLVAVTEKRRKEDLDRFVEVVVDAR; this is translated from the coding sequence GTGGCGCGCTACACACCGCACACTGAAGAGGATGTGAGGGAGATGCTCGAGGCGATCGGGGTCTCCTCCGTCGACGACCTCTTCTCCGATGTTGCCCCGAAGTTCGAGGGAGAGCTCGCCCTTCCGCCGGCGGCGAGCGAGTACGAGGTCTTGAGCGAGGCCGAGGAGCTGGCGGCGAGGAACGCGACCGGGATGCCCGTCTTCCTCGGCGCGGGGGCCTACGACAGGATAGTGCCGGCCGCCATCGGCGCGATAGTCTCCCGCGGGGAGTTCCTGACCTCCTACACGCCCTACCAGCCGGAGGTGAGCCAGGGCACGCTCGCGGCGACCTTCGAGTTCCAGTCGGTCGTCTGCGAGCTCACCGGGATGGAGGTGGCGAACGCCTCGGTCTACGACGGGGCGAGCGCCTGCGCCGAGGCGGCGCTCATGACCGCGCGTCTGACGAAGCGGGACCCGAAGGTCGCGCTCTCGGCGAACCTGAACCCCCGCTACCGGGAGGTCATCGAGACCTACGGCGTAGAGACCGTGGATCTCCCCTTCAGGGAGGGGACCACCGACTTCTCGGAGCTTCCGGAGGACCTCTCCTGTGTCTTCGTCCAGAGCCCGGGGTTCTTCGGCACCGTCGAGGACGTCGGGGCCGCCGCGGAGGCGGCGCACGGGGTGGGGGCGCTCTGCGTCGCGGTCTGCGACCCGATAGCCCTCGCCGTCCTCGAGCCGCCGGGCGGCCTGGGGGTGGACGTGGCGGTGGGAGAGACCCAGCCTCTGGGGATGCCGCTCGGCTTCGGGGGCCCCTACGCCGGCTACATGGCCACCCGCGAGCGCTTCGTGCGCCAGCTCCCCGGACGTATCGTCGGGGAGACGGTGGACAGGGAGGGCCGGGTAGCCTACGTGCTCACCCTGAGGGCCCGCGAGCAGGACATCCGCCGGGCGCGGGCCACCTCCAACATCTGCACCAACCAGGCGCTCTCGGCTCTGACCGCGACAGTCTACGCCTCGCTGATGGGGCCGGAGGGACTGCGGGAGGTGGCGGAGCTCTCGATCTCCAAGGCCCACTACCTGACCGGGAGGCTGCAGGAAGCCGGCTTCTCGCTGCGGTATCCCGAAGCCCCGTTTCTCTGGGAGTTCGCCGTCGAGATGCCGGACGTGGAGAAGGCCAACGAGGCGCTGCTCGAACGCGGCATCGTCGGTGGGCTCGACCTCGGTGACGGGGCGATGCTCGTCGCGGTGACGGAGAAGAGGAGGAAGGAAGACCTCGACCGTTTCGTGGAGGTGGTGGTGGATGCCCGCTAG
- a CDS encoding aldo/keto reductase family protein, translating into MEYRHLGRSGVKVSEIALGSWLTYGGSVEEERARECIHRAYELGINFFDTANVYAQGAAEEIVGRALKDFSRESYFLATKVYFPMGEGPNDRGLSRKHIVEQCHASLRRLGVDYVDLYQCHRYDTETPLEETLRALDDLVRQGKVLYVGVSEWSADQISDALKIADEMGFDRIVSNQPRYNMIQRHIERRVMPLCEVEGVGQVVFSPLGQGVLTGKYRPGEAPAKGTRAANPEQSVFMRELMNESVLSAVEKLRGVASDLGLSMSQLALAWVLRRENVSSAIIGASRPEQVEDNVGASGVELSPEVLERIDGILSGVIQTGS; encoded by the coding sequence TTGGAGTACCGTCATCTGGGCAGAAGCGGTGTGAAGGTGAGCGAGATAGCGTTGGGGAGCTGGCTCACCTACGGCGGGAGCGTGGAGGAGGAGCGGGCCCGGGAGTGCATCCACCGGGCTTACGAGCTCGGGATCAACTTCTTCGACACGGCCAACGTCTACGCGCAGGGGGCCGCTGAGGAGATCGTAGGCCGGGCGCTCAAGGATTTTTCGCGCGAGTCGTACTTCCTGGCCACCAAGGTCTACTTCCCGATGGGGGAGGGGCCGAACGACCGGGGGCTCTCGCGCAAGCACATCGTGGAGCAGTGTCACGCTTCCTTGCGGCGGCTCGGGGTGGACTACGTGGATCTCTACCAGTGCCACCGCTACGACACGGAGACCCCGCTCGAGGAGACGTTGAGGGCGCTCGACGATCTCGTGCGGCAGGGGAAGGTGCTCTACGTGGGGGTCTCGGAGTGGAGCGCGGATCAGATCTCCGATGCCCTGAAGATCGCGGATGAGATGGGCTTCGACCGGATCGTCTCGAACCAGCCGCGCTACAACATGATCCAGCGGCACATCGAGCGCCGGGTGATGCCGCTGTGCGAGGTCGAGGGCGTCGGGCAGGTCGTCTTCTCTCCGCTCGGGCAGGGGGTGCTCACGGGCAAATACCGCCCTGGAGAAGCACCGGCCAAGGGCACCCGCGCCGCCAACCCCGAGCAGAGCGTCTTCATGCGCGAGCTGATGAACGAGAGTGTCCTCTCGGCGGTCGAGAAGCTGCGGGGTGTCGCCTCCGACCTCGGGCTCTCGATGAGCCAGCTCGCCCTCGCGTGGGTGCTGCGGCGGGAGAACGTGAGCAGCGCGATCATCGGCGCCTCGCGCCCGGAGCAGGTCGAGGACAACGTGGGGGCCTCGGGCGTCGAGCTCTCCCCGGAGGTGCTGGAGAGGATAGACGGCATCCTCTCCGGCGTCATCCAGACCGGTTCCTAG
- a CDS encoding GNAT family N-acetyltransferase: MDDEDLKNVRELRVAVQWAADPRAFELLRGTRDARWAVAELLDGALAGMVGAVPLGRMGVLCHLAVRDDLRRAGLGTALTRWAVSYLRSAGVRTIRLYSTAQAESLYRTLGFRPVCRRAVYRREAGAPVPKEVPSYDRYRVGPLLAADLPELYGVDYWSYGGDRSAVIFAVLRRHPGKGLVVRDSAGSMKGYLVLSPAAGGAVRVGPFLASDERGARLLLTRALEVTGDATVELIVPDPETARPLLEEFGFEGRADRLRMELGPAPGACGMLQYATTPYLAT, encoded by the coding sequence ATGGACGACGAAGATCTGAAGAACGTAAGGGAGCTGCGCGTGGCGGTGCAGTGGGCCGCCGATCCCAGGGCTTTCGAGCTTCTGCGCGGCACGAGGGATGCCCGCTGGGCGGTGGCCGAGCTCCTGGACGGTGCTCTCGCCGGGATGGTCGGGGCCGTGCCGCTCGGCAGGATGGGGGTGCTCTGCCACCTGGCCGTGCGGGACGACCTGCGCAGAGCCGGGCTCGGGACCGCCCTTACCCGTTGGGCGGTGTCCTATCTGCGCTCTGCCGGGGTGAGAACCATCCGCCTGTACTCGACGGCGCAGGCCGAAAGCCTCTACCGGACGCTGGGCTTCAGGCCGGTCTGCCGGCGTGCCGTCTACAGGCGGGAGGCCGGAGCTCCGGTGCCGAAGGAGGTGCCATCCTACGATCGCTACCGGGTCGGTCCTCTCCTCGCCGCCGACCTCCCGGAACTCTACGGGGTGGATTACTGGTCATACGGCGGCGACCGCTCGGCGGTCATCTTCGCCGTCCTGCGAAGGCACCCGGGTAAGGGCCTGGTCGTCCGGGACTCGGCGGGGAGCATGAAAGGGTATCTCGTCCTCAGCCCCGCCGCGGGCGGTGCCGTCAGAGTCGGACCCTTCCTCGCCTCGGACGAGCGGGGGGCGCGATTACTCCTGACGCGTGCTCTGGAGGTCACCGGGGACGCTACGGTCGAACTCATCGTCCCAGACCCGGAAACAGCCCGCCCCCTGCTCGAAGAATTCGGTTTCGAGGGAAGGGCCGATCGGCTGCGCATGGAGCTCGGGCCCGCCCCCGGCGCCTGCGGGATGCTCCAGTACGCGACCACACCCTACCTGGCGACCTAG
- a CDS encoding tRNA-binding protein encodes MSGVISWEDFEKVDVRVGRIVAAEPFPEARKPAIKLTVDFGPVVGKKRSSAQLTGNYTPDVLVGKQVVAVVNFPPKRIAGFESEVLVLGVPDERGEVVLLSPDREVPPGGRMF; translated from the coding sequence TTGTCCGGTGTGATCTCCTGGGAAGACTTCGAGAAAGTAGACGTCCGGGTCGGGAGGATCGTCGCCGCCGAGCCCTTCCCGGAGGCCAGAAAACCCGCGATAAAGCTCACGGTGGACTTCGGCCCGGTGGTGGGAAAGAAGCGCTCCAGCGCCCAGCTCACCGGCAACTACACCCCGGATGTACTGGTGGGAAAGCAGGTCGTCGCGGTCGTCAACTTCCCGCCCAAGAGGATCGCCGGCTTCGAGAGCGAGGTGCTCGTTCTCGGGGTGCCCGACGAGCGAGGCGAGGTGGTCCTGCTCTCCCCCGACCGCGAGGTTCCCCCCGGCGGCAGGATGTTCTGA
- the gcvH gene encoding glycine cleavage system protein GcvH, which yields MNVPQDLKYTRTHEWVRIEGDIATIGITDHAQDELGDVVFVDLPEVGTSLSPGDSFGSVESVKAVSDLYSPLGGEITEVNSSLEESPEKINEDPYGEGWIIRLRYSGEAELLSPEDYQRLLEEEQ from the coding sequence TTGAACGTACCGCAGGACCTCAAGTACACCAGGACCCACGAGTGGGTCCGCATCGAGGGGGATATCGCCACCATCGGCATAACCGACCATGCCCAGGACGAACTCGGAGACGTCGTCTTCGTCGACCTCCCCGAGGTCGGCACCAGCCTCTCCCCCGGAGATTCCTTCGGCTCCGTCGAGTCCGTCAAGGCCGTCTCCGACCTCTACTCCCCCCTCGGCGGCGAGATCACCGAGGTCAATTCCTCCCTCGAGGAGTCGCCGGAGAAGATCAACGAAGACCCCTACGGGGAAGGCTGGATCATCCGCCTCCGCTACTCCGGCGAGGCCGAACTGCTCTCCCCAGAGGACTACCAGCGGCTCCTCGAGGAAGAACAGTAG
- a CDS encoding redox-sensing transcriptional repressor Rex: protein MQPGLTNRLTKYLRVTQQLIEENRDAVSSKELGDYTGINPVQVRRDLNAIGFSGTRGVGYQAYDLVEAVRSILGLKQTYNIALVGAGNLGSAIASSTMLPKRGFVIHDVFDNDPEKIGRTVGNVVVKHIDELKRSVKEADEIIGIIATPSSSAQQVADLMVDAGIKVILNYTDVLLHVPPDVDVHRIDPTAQLMHTLYYLTQVGEAS, encoded by the coding sequence TTGCAGCCAGGTCTGACGAACAGGCTCACCAAGTATCTCAGGGTCACCCAGCAGCTCATAGAGGAGAACCGGGACGCGGTCTCGAGCAAGGAGCTAGGCGACTACACCGGCATCAACCCGGTACAGGTAAGGCGGGACCTCAACGCGATCGGTTTTTCGGGCACCCGGGGTGTGGGCTACCAGGCCTACGACCTGGTAGAGGCGGTGCGCAGCATCCTCGGCCTCAAACAGACCTACAACATCGCGCTCGTGGGGGCTGGCAACCTCGGGAGCGCCATCGCGAGCAGCACGATGCTCCCCAAGCGGGGCTTCGTCATCCACGACGTCTTCGACAACGACCCGGAGAAGATCGGACGCACCGTCGGCAACGTCGTCGTCAAGCACATAGACGAGCTCAAGAGGAGCGTCAAGGAGGCAGACGAGATCATCGGCATCATCGCCACCCCCTCCTCCTCCGCCCAGCAGGTCGCCGATCTGATGGTCGACGCCGGCATCAAGGTCATCCTCAACTACACCGACGTCCTGCTCCACGTCCCACCGGATGTCGACGTCCACCGTATAGACCCCACCGCCCAGCTCATGCACACCCTCTACTACCTGACCCAGGTGGGAGAGGCTTCCTAG
- the gcvT gene encoding glycine cleavage system aminomethyltransferase GcvT, with protein sequence MSLKRTPLHGEHERLGARLVEFAGWEMPVQYEGIKAEHQAVRTRAGLFDVSHMGEVAFRGPDAERALQRLLTRDVSRLEVGQAGYSAVCYESGGTVDDVIVYRREGDFLVVVNAANREKDLAHFRGNTSDLDVEISDETEDWALLALQGPEAESILQPLCGGDLSTIGRYRFFETAVDGRPAVIARTGYTGEDGFEIFLRPGDAAGIWRTLIEAGTTPAGLGARDTLRLEAGMCLYGNELDEETTPLEAGISFAVHLDKPEEFIGQRALRQEKEEGLKKKLVGFELEGRGVARHGHPVRVGGEERGVVTSGTVSPTFGRPIGLAYVPPQTEGEIEVVIRGRTVPARIVPLPFYRRKQS encoded by the coding sequence ATGTCTCTGAAACGTACCCCGCTCCACGGGGAGCACGAGAGGCTCGGGGCGCGGCTGGTCGAGTTCGCGGGCTGGGAGATGCCCGTGCAGTACGAGGGGATAAAGGCCGAGCACCAGGCGGTACGCACCCGCGCCGGGCTCTTCGACGTCTCGCACATGGGCGAGGTCGCCTTCCGCGGCCCGGACGCCGAGAGGGCGCTCCAGCGCCTCCTGACCCGCGACGTCTCCCGGCTCGAGGTCGGGCAGGCGGGCTATTCTGCGGTCTGCTACGAGAGCGGCGGCACGGTGGACGACGTGATCGTCTACCGCCGCGAAGGGGACTTCCTCGTCGTGGTGAACGCCGCCAACCGCGAGAAGGACCTCGCCCACTTCCGTGGCAACACCTCGGATCTCGACGTCGAGATCTCCGACGAGACCGAGGACTGGGCCCTTCTCGCCCTGCAAGGGCCGGAGGCGGAGAGCATCCTCCAACCTCTCTGCGGGGGAGATCTCTCGACCATCGGGCGCTACCGGTTTTTCGAGACGGCCGTGGACGGAAGGCCGGCCGTTATCGCCCGCACCGGCTACACCGGGGAGGACGGTTTCGAGATCTTCCTCCGCCCGGGGGACGCCGCGGGGATCTGGAGGACGCTCATCGAAGCCGGAACCACCCCTGCCGGGCTCGGGGCACGCGACACGCTGCGCCTGGAGGCCGGGATGTGCCTCTACGGCAACGAGCTCGACGAAGAGACCACGCCGCTGGAGGCCGGGATCTCCTTCGCCGTCCACCTGGACAAACCTGAAGAGTTCATCGGGCAGCGGGCGCTGCGCCAGGAGAAGGAGGAGGGGCTGAAGAAAAAACTCGTCGGCTTCGAGCTCGAGGGCCGGGGCGTCGCCCGCCACGGCCACCCGGTGCGGGTCGGGGGCGAGGAACGGGGCGTCGTGACGAGCGGCACCGTCTCGCCGACCTTCGGCCGCCCGATAGGCCTCGCCTACGTCCCCCCGCAGACCGAAGGTGAGATCGAAGTCGTCATCCGCGGGAGAACCGTCCCGGCCCGCATCGTCCCGCTGCCGTTCTACCGCCGCAAGCAGAGCTAG
- a CDS encoding quercetin 2,3-dioxygenase → MIEARREPLPHSARAGEGRAVWYGGYLLTFLATGEETGGSYALVEELGRKGLSTEPPLHVHTREEESFYLIEGEMAFYVGDGVVPAPAGTLIVLPRGVPHRFEIVSEEVRLLNLITPAGFEGFFRELSEPARELTLPLPPEGPPDVARLVSVAARYGCEILSPR, encoded by the coding sequence ATGATAGAAGCTCGGAGAGAACCCCTGCCGCACTCCGCCCGCGCGGGCGAAGGCCGTGCCGTCTGGTACGGCGGGTATCTGCTGACTTTTTTGGCTACGGGCGAGGAGACCGGGGGAAGCTACGCTCTGGTCGAGGAGCTCGGACGGAAAGGGCTGAGCACCGAGCCGCCGCTGCACGTCCACACGCGGGAGGAGGAGTCTTTCTACCTGATAGAGGGGGAGATGGCCTTCTACGTGGGAGATGGGGTCGTCCCCGCACCGGCTGGCACCCTCATCGTCCTGCCGCGCGGCGTGCCGCACCGGTTCGAGATCGTCTCGGAGGAGGTCAGGCTCCTCAACCTGATCACGCCGGCCGGTTTCGAGGGTTTCTTCCGCGAGCTGAGCGAGCCGGCGCGAGAGCTTACGCTTCCTCTCCCGCCGGAGGGACCGCCGGACGTCGCCCGGCTGGTCTCCGTCGCCGCGAGGTACGGATGCGAGATCCTGTCTCCCCGCTAG
- a CDS encoding LuxR C-terminal-related transcriptional regulator yields MSPGGVKQDLALSELKRLCHSGRGGPELLRAVAERLRQLSRSEAYCASTVDPGSALITHALTGEMGGEREAAVFLDHLYFEHDLDQIRRMTRERRPVARLSELSGGDITRSPRYREMLRPLGLAHEMRAVFTAGGHVWGTLDLSREAGRPDFEPREVAFVRRLAPHLGAGLKAAALRSQALAEGRTGTDVPGVLVLDHRGRVAHYTAAAERWLEEIEDLKPGWSESQDLPPAVRMVAGALRRALRPENAGDLDLLPRLNVRARSGRWLSLYGSLSEGLPAEAVIVIGPAGPGEVVRFNMAAYGLTPREAEVATLAAQGASTREISASLYISGYTVQNHLRNAFEKVGVKSRRELTRRLFLDGL; encoded by the coding sequence ATGAGCCCGGGCGGAGTCAAACAGGATCTGGCGCTCTCAGAGCTCAAACGCCTGTGCCACTCCGGGCGCGGCGGCCCGGAACTGCTGCGCGCGGTCGCGGAGAGGTTGCGGCAGCTGTCGCGCTCTGAAGCGTACTGCGCCTCCACGGTGGACCCGGGGAGCGCCCTGATCACCCACGCCCTCACCGGTGAGATGGGAGGGGAGCGGGAGGCCGCCGTCTTCCTCGACCACCTCTACTTCGAGCACGACCTCGACCAGATCCGGCGAATGACCCGGGAAAGGCGTCCCGTTGCGCGGCTCTCCGAGCTCTCCGGAGGTGATATCACCCGGTCTCCCCGCTACCGGGAGATGCTACGCCCGCTGGGACTGGCGCACGAGATGCGCGCCGTCTTCACCGCCGGAGGCCACGTCTGGGGCACCCTGGACCTGAGCCGCGAGGCGGGCCGCCCAGACTTCGAACCCCGCGAGGTCGCGTTCGTCAGGCGCCTCGCCCCACACCTCGGCGCGGGCCTGAAGGCCGCGGCGCTCCGCTCGCAGGCTCTCGCCGAAGGCCGAACCGGAACCGATGTCCCCGGCGTGCTGGTCCTCGACCACCGGGGCCGGGTGGCACACTACACCGCGGCGGCCGAACGCTGGCTGGAGGAGATCGAAGACCTCAAGCCCGGCTGGTCCGAGAGCCAGGATCTGCCTCCGGCGGTCCGGATGGTGGCGGGTGCGTTGAGGCGGGCGCTGAGACCGGAGAACGCAGGAGATCTCGACCTCCTTCCACGCCTCAACGTCCGGGCGCGCTCGGGGCGCTGGCTCTCGCTCTACGGCTCCCTGAGCGAGGGGCTGCCCGCAGAGGCGGTCATCGTCATCGGGCCCGCCGGACCAGGGGAGGTTGTTCGCTTCAACATGGCCGCCTACGGCCTTACCCCGCGCGAGGCGGAGGTCGCCACGCTCGCCGCGCAGGGAGCCTCGACCCGTGAGATCTCCGCCTCCCTATACATCTCCGGGTACACCGTCCAGAACCACCTCCGCAACGCTTTCGAGAAGGTGGGGGTGAAGAGCCGCAGGGAGCTGACCCGGCGGCTCTTCCTCGACGGCCTCTAG